A region of Diospyros lotus cultivar Yz01 chromosome 3, ASM1463336v1, whole genome shotgun sequence DNA encodes the following proteins:
- the LOC127796826 gene encoding uncharacterized protein LOC127796826, whose protein sequence is MQNAVKMLIADQATHDSVAKETEGNSVGHKEGQMQNLASQNIGGDGGGQLLKTFMALRTLEFSGGTDAIMVENWMKSIEKHLRATGCNEAKKVRLVTFLLAGKAERWWEMARQRYGSREPTWLEFQEAFNDNYFPSWMREQKVYEFIELTQGTKTVAQYEVEFISLAKFVIELVSSESNKATKFQLGLRPKIRYTLAYARIADYSTIVQRVYAIEKDRVEMGIDQPPSKGVGSSQGKNGNKKRE, encoded by the coding sequence ATGCAAAACGCGGTGAAGATGCTCATCGCGGATCAAGCTACGCATGATTCGGTGGCTAAGGAGACTGAGGGGAATTCAGTTGGGCATAAAGAGGGCCAAATGCAAAATCTGGCGTCACAGAATATAGGAGGAGATGGGGGAGGCCAATTGCTAAAAACTTTCATGGCATTACGAACCCTGGAGTTTAGTGGAGGAACCGATGCCATAATGGTAGAAAATTGGATGAAATCAATTGAGAAACATTTACGAGCTACCGGATGTAATGaggctaagaaggtacgattgGTAACCTTCTTGTTGGCAGGTAAggccgagagatggtgggagatgGCTCGACAAAGATATGGGAGTAGGGAGCCGACTTGGCTAGAGTTCCAAGAAGCTTTCAATGATAATTATTTCCCTAGTTGGATGAGGGAACAAAAAGTTTATGAATTCATCGAATTGACGCAAGGTACCAAAACTGTAGCTCAATATGAGGTTGAGTTCATTTCCTTAGCCAAATTTGTTATAGAACTAGTATCCTCTGAGTCAAATAAAGCGACAAAGTTTCAGTTGGGATTACGGCCTAAGATTCGATATACCTTGGCGTATGCTCGGATTGCAGACTATTCCACCATCGTACAAAGGGTATATGCTATTGAGAAGGATAGGGTGGAAATGGGAATTGATCAACCGCCATCAAAAGGTGTAGGATCCTCCCAAGGAAAGAATGGTAACAAAAAGAGGGAATGA